A single Flavobacterium sp. 1 DNA region contains:
- a CDS encoding chorismate-binding protein: protein MNDFFNKVIQQQEQNLPFVLYCKPNSDTIIGMFQQNDTLFNVVDFTEKGFVFASFDGNNIHLIPENESEIIGIIREKGEADVLEKKQELPNDSGKIDFERIVAKGIQAIKNEEFKKVVLSRKEIIELENFDLLTAFKKLVQLYPNTFAYCFYHPKVGTWMGATPEQLVKANVNVFETMALAGTQKDYGSEEIVWEKKEREEQQYVTDYIVDQLHEVALEVSVTEPYSLKAGSVWHLKTDIWGVLNSGFSLKQVVRLLHPTPAVCGLPKEVSKAFILENENYDRTFYTGFLGELNTSFAVDSVSSSLFVNLRCMQICDSQAHLYMGCGITRDSIPEDEWMESVNKSMTMKRVFE from the coding sequence ATGAATGATTTTTTTAATAAAGTAATACAGCAACAAGAGCAAAATCTGCCTTTTGTTTTGTATTGTAAACCTAATTCGGATACAATAATCGGGATGTTTCAGCAGAATGATACGTTGTTTAATGTAGTTGATTTTACTGAAAAAGGATTTGTATTTGCTTCTTTTGATGGAAATAACATCCATTTAATTCCCGAAAATGAATCAGAGATAATTGGTATAATTAGAGAAAAAGGTGAAGCTGATGTTTTGGAGAAAAAGCAGGAGCTTCCGAATGACTCGGGTAAAATTGATTTTGAAAGGATAGTTGCTAAGGGAATTCAAGCCATAAAAAATGAAGAATTCAAAAAGGTAGTTCTTTCCCGTAAAGAAATAATCGAGCTGGAGAATTTTGATTTGCTTACGGCTTTCAAAAAATTGGTGCAATTGTATCCCAACACTTTTGCGTATTGTTTTTATCATCCAAAAGTTGGAACTTGGATGGGAGCTACACCAGAGCAATTGGTAAAAGCTAATGTCAATGTATTTGAAACAATGGCTTTGGCAGGAACACAAAAAGATTATGGCTCGGAGGAAATTGTTTGGGAAAAGAAGGAAAGAGAAGAACAGCAGTATGTTACAGATTATATTGTAGATCAACTTCATGAGGTGGCGCTGGAGGTTTCGGTTACGGAACCCTATAGTCTTAAAGCGGGGAGTGTTTGGCACTTGAAAACCGATATTTGGGGTGTTTTAAATTCTGGTTTCAGTTTAAAGCAAGTTGTTCGTTTATTGCATCCAACGCCCGCTGTTTGCGGACTGCCAAAAGAAGTTTCGAAGGCTTTTATTTTGGAAAATGAAAATTACGACCGAACTTTCTATACTGGATTTTTGGGTGAATTGAATACGAGTTTTGCCGTCGATTCGGTTAGCTCAAGTCTATTCGTAAATTTGCGGTGTATGCAGATTTGTGATTCGCAGGCACATTTGTATATGGGGTGCGGAATTACCAGAGACAGTATCCCAGAAGATGAATGGATGGAAAGCGTTAATAAGTCGATGACCATGAAAAGGGTTTTTGAATAG
- a CDS encoding PaaI family thioesterase, protein MTVDKDKILEFCNAFSKNTLMETLKIEFVDAGEGFLAAKMPVNSSVHQPMGLLHGGASVALAESVGSAASHFFIDSKTQEVRGIEISANHLKSIREGVVFGTARIIHKGKSIHLWEIKITDEAGNLISLCKLTNMVLTKEKK, encoded by the coding sequence ATGACTGTAGATAAAGATAAAATACTCGAATTTTGCAATGCCTTTTCCAAAAACACTTTGATGGAAACCCTTAAAATTGAGTTTGTAGATGCAGGTGAGGGATTTTTGGCTGCTAAAATGCCTGTGAATTCTTCGGTGCATCAGCCTATGGGATTGCTGCATGGAGGCGCTTCGGTGGCATTGGCAGAAAGTGTCGGGAGTGCAGCGTCACATTTTTTTATTGATAGTAAAACGCAGGAAGTGAGAGGTATCGAGATTTCGGCTAATCATTTAAAAAGTATTCGCGAAGGCGTTGTTTTTGGGACAGCCCGAATTATTCATAAAGGAAAAAGTATCCATCTTTGGGAAATTAAAATTACTGATGAAGCAGGGAATTTAATTTCGCTTTGCAAATTAACGAATATGGTTTTGACGAAAGAGAAAAAATAA